A genomic region of Methylobacterium durans contains the following coding sequences:
- the ctrA gene encoding response regulator transcription factor CtrA, translating to MRVLLIEDDSATAQSIELMLKSENFNTYTTDLGEEGVDLGKLYDYDIILLDLNLPDMSGYEVLRSLRVAKVKTPILILSGMAGIEDKVKGLGFGADDYLTKPFHKDELVARIHAIVRRSKGHAQSVITTGDLIVNLDQKTVEVSGSRVHLTGKEYQMLELLSLRKGTTLTKEMFLNHLYGGMDEPELKIIDVFICKLRKKLANASQGKNYIETVWGRGYVLREPVDGEERIAV from the coding sequence ATGCGGGTACTTCTGATCGAGGACGACAGCGCCACGGCGCAGAGCATCGAGCTGATGCTCAAGTCCGAGAACTTCAACACCTACACCACCGATCTCGGTGAGGAGGGCGTCGATCTCGGCAAGCTCTACGATTACGACATCATCCTCCTCGACCTGAACCTGCCCGACATGTCGGGCTACGAGGTGCTCCGCTCCCTTCGCGTCGCGAAGGTGAAGACCCCGATCCTGATTCTCTCCGGCATGGCCGGCATCGAGGACAAGGTGAAGGGCCTCGGCTTCGGCGCCGACGACTATCTGACCAAGCCCTTCCACAAGGACGAGCTCGTCGCCCGCATCCACGCGATCGTGCGCCGCTCGAAGGGCCACGCCCAATCGGTCATCACGACGGGCGACCTCATCGTCAACCTCGACCAGAAGACCGTCGAGGTCTCCGGCTCGCGGGTGCACCTCACCGGCAAGGAGTACCAGATGCTGGAACTCCTCTCGCTCCGGAAGGGCACGACGCTGACGAAGGAGATGTTCCTCAACCACCTCTACGGCGGCATGGACGAGCCCGAGCTGAAGATCATCGACGTCTTCATCTGCAAGCTGCGCAAGAAGCTCGCCAACGCCAGCCAGGGCAAGAACTACATCGAGACGGTCTGGGGCCGCGGCTACGTGCTGCGCGAGCCCGTCGACGGCGAGGAGCGGATCGCGGTCTGA
- a CDS encoding lysylphosphatidylglycerol synthase domain-containing protein, producing the protein MKKISEFIWPIIGIGALVVSGYLLYRELQGLSIADVEESLRAIPAHRFLLAALSTLVAYAALAWYDRIALLHLGIRHISWFFVSVCSFTTYALSHNIGASVFSGAVVRYRAYTAKGLSAAQVAVLVALCSFTFGLGTILLGGATLALKPDLLARLEGHLPGVLTNPTTAFVLGLALLGAVGLYVVGSLLHLKPLHIRSFKLEYPRPNIMGRQLVAAPLELLGAAGIIYFALPEAGNPGFLVVLAVFLASFSAALVSHAPGGLGVFELIFVLAMPEVARPQVIAALLVFRIFYFWLPFVLSVIVVILYERSRLAEAFKRRGHVAAAPPPEPPLVAPGLDSHKIEHRLEKKAV; encoded by the coding sequence ATGAAGAAGATCAGCGAATTCATCTGGCCGATCATCGGCATCGGCGCGCTCGTCGTCTCCGGATATCTGCTCTACCGCGAACTCCAGGGCCTCTCGATCGCCGATGTCGAGGAGAGCCTGCGGGCGATCCCGGCCCACCGCTTCCTGCTGGCCGCGCTCTCCACCCTCGTCGCCTACGCGGCGCTCGCCTGGTACGACCGGATCGCGTTGCTGCATCTCGGCATTCGCCACATCTCGTGGTTCTTCGTCTCGGTCTGCTCGTTCACCACCTACGCGCTCTCGCACAATATTGGCGCCTCGGTCTTCTCGGGCGCCGTGGTCCGCTACCGGGCCTACACCGCCAAGGGCCTCTCAGCCGCCCAGGTAGCGGTGCTGGTGGCGCTCTGCTCCTTCACCTTCGGCCTCGGCACGATCCTGCTCGGCGGCGCGACCCTCGCGCTGAAGCCCGACCTCCTCGCCCGTCTCGAAGGCCACCTGCCGGGCGTGCTGACGAACCCGACAACCGCCTTCGTCCTCGGGTTGGCGCTGCTCGGCGCGGTCGGCCTCTACGTGGTCGGCTCACTCCTGCACCTGAAGCCGCTGCACATCCGCTCGTTCAAGCTCGAATATCCGCGCCCGAACATCATGGGCCGCCAGCTCGTCGCGGCGCCCCTCGAATTGCTCGGCGCGGCCGGCATCATCTACTTCGCGCTGCCCGAGGCCGGGAACCCGGGCTTTCTCGTGGTGCTCGCCGTTTTCCTCGCCTCCTTCTCGGCGGCGCTGGTCTCGCACGCGCCGGGCGGTCTCGGCGTGTTCGAGCTGATCTTCGTGCTGGCCATGCCGGAAGTTGCACGCCCGCAGGTGATCGCGGCGCTGCTCGTGTTCCGGATTTTCTACTTCTGGCTGCCGTTCGTGCTCTCGGTCATCGTGGTGATCCTCTATGAGCGCTCGCGGCTCGCCGAAGCCTTCAAGCGGCGCGGCCATGTCGCGGCCGCGCCTCCGCCCGAGCCGCCCCTCGTCGCCCCCGGTCTCGATTCCCACAAGATCGAACATCGGCTGGAGAAGAAGGCGGTCTGA
- the flhA gene encoding flagellar biosynthesis protein FlhA, translating to MSETASAAGTGSDLPGLGGFQLPDRASLRALTKRTDLFFATAVMGILVVLIFPLPAILLDLLLAVSIILSVLIMMTGLFIDNPLEFTVFPTLLLMATMLRLALNLASTRLILGHGHEGTAAAGHVIEAFGNFVMGGNFVIGIIVFAILIIVNFVVITKGSGRIAEVAARFTLDAMPGKQMAIDADLSAGLIDEKAAKARRAALEEESSFFGAMDGASKFVRGDAVAALLITFINVVGGIIIGVAQQGLDFGAAAKTYTLLTIGDGLASQVPALIVSTAAGILVSKAGVKGSADKALGKQLANYPKALGMSAAVMVLIALLPGMPMLPFLLLAGGAGYAAWKIAKTNRESPPLSADGTPADAAGAAAAVEETVTDLLKLDDLKLEMGYALLALVNGEGQDRLTDQIKALRRQLAAELGFVMPSVRILDNVQLDANAYMIRVKEIEAGTGQIFPGQFMAMDPMGGQVQLPGQHMLEPTFGLPATWIDASLRDQAQLKGYTVVDAATVVSTHLTEIIKAHVSELLNHVEVQKLMKELPKEHADLVKEVVPSQIATTGIQRVLQFLLAERVSIRDLGTIVEGIAEVAGSVKNPRDIVEHVRARLGRQICAQYQGPDGMLPIITLSPAWEQAFLDAIVGEREERYLAMQPSKLSEFVTTVRDRFETAARMGEMPVLVTSVQARPFVRSIIERFRRETPVMSQAEIHPRARLRTVGSV from the coding sequence ATGAGCGAGACGGCATCCGCAGCGGGCACCGGGAGCGACCTCCCCGGGCTCGGCGGCTTCCAGCTTCCCGACCGGGCGAGCCTCCGGGCGCTGACGAAGCGCACCGACCTGTTCTTCGCGACCGCGGTGATGGGCATCCTCGTGGTGCTGATCTTCCCGCTGCCCGCGATCCTGCTCGACCTCCTGCTCGCCGTCTCGATCATCCTGTCCGTGCTGATCATGATGACGGGGCTGTTCATCGACAACCCGCTCGAATTCACGGTCTTCCCGACGCTGCTCCTGATGGCGACCATGCTGCGGCTGGCGCTCAACCTCGCCTCGACGCGGCTCATCCTCGGCCACGGCCACGAGGGCACGGCGGCCGCGGGCCACGTCATCGAGGCGTTCGGCAACTTCGTGATGGGGGGCAACTTCGTCATCGGGATCATCGTCTTCGCGATCCTGATCATCGTGAACTTCGTCGTCATCACGAAGGGCTCGGGCCGCATCGCGGAGGTCGCCGCCCGCTTCACCCTCGACGCGATGCCCGGCAAGCAGATGGCGATCGACGCCGACCTTTCGGCGGGCCTCATCGACGAGAAGGCCGCCAAGGCGCGGCGCGCCGCGCTCGAGGAAGAATCCTCGTTCTTCGGCGCCATGGACGGCGCCTCGAAATTCGTGCGCGGCGACGCGGTGGCGGCCCTCCTCATCACCTTCATCAACGTCGTCGGCGGCATCATCATCGGCGTCGCGCAGCAGGGGCTCGATTTCGGGGCCGCGGCCAAGACCTACACGCTGCTGACCATCGGCGACGGGCTCGCGAGCCAGGTGCCGGCACTGATCGTCTCGACGGCCGCCGGCATCCTCGTCTCGAAGGCGGGCGTGAAGGGCTCGGCCGACAAGGCGCTCGGCAAGCAGCTCGCGAACTACCCGAAGGCGCTCGGCATGTCGGCCGCCGTCATGGTCCTGATCGCGCTCCTGCCGGGCATGCCGATGCTGCCCTTCCTGCTTCTCGCCGGCGGCGCGGGCTACGCCGCCTGGAAGATCGCCAAGACGAACCGCGAGTCTCCGCCCCTCTCCGCCGACGGCACGCCCGCCGATGCGGCCGGCGCGGCGGCCGCGGTGGAGGAGACGGTCACCGATCTTCTCAAGCTCGACGACCTCAAGCTCGAGATGGGCTACGCGCTCCTCGCCCTCGTCAACGGCGAGGGACAGGACCGGCTGACCGACCAGATCAAGGCGTTGCGCCGCCAGCTCGCCGCCGAGCTCGGCTTCGTGATGCCCTCGGTCCGCATCCTCGACAACGTGCAGCTCGACGCCAACGCCTACATGATCCGGGTCAAGGAGATCGAGGCCGGGACCGGGCAGATCTTCCCCGGCCAGTTCATGGCGATGGATCCGATGGGGGGACAGGTGCAACTGCCCGGCCAGCACATGCTGGAGCCGACCTTCGGGCTGCCCGCGACCTGGATCGACGCGTCGCTGCGCGACCAAGCCCAGCTCAAGGGTTACACGGTGGTCGACGCGGCGACCGTCGTCTCGACGCACCTCACCGAGATCATCAAGGCCCATGTCTCGGAGCTCCTGAACCACGTCGAGGTGCAGAAGCTCATGAAGGAGCTTCCGAAGGAGCATGCCGACCTCGTCAAGGAGGTGGTGCCGAGCCAGATCGCGACGACGGGGATCCAGCGGGTGCTGCAGTTCCTGCTCGCGGAGCGGGTCTCGATCCGCGACCTCGGCACCATCGTCGAGGGGATCGCGGAGGTGGCGGGATCGGTGAAGAACCCGCGGGACATCGTCGAGCACGTGCGCGCCCGCCTCGGCCGGCAGATCTGCGCACAGTATCAGGGCCCGGACGGGATGCTGCCGATCATCACCCTGTCGCCGGCCTGGGAGCAGGCCTTCCTCGACGCCATCGTCGGCGAGCGCGAGGAGCGCTACCTCGCGATGCAGCCCTCGAAGCTGTCCGAGTTCGTCACCACGGTCCGCGATCGCTTCGAGACCGCCGCCCGCATGGGCGAGATGCCGGTCCTCGTCACCTCGGTCCAGGCCCGGCCCTTCGTGCGCTCGATCATCGAGCGCTTCCGCCGCGAGACGCCGGTGATGAGCCAGGCCGAGATCCACCCGCGGGCGCGGCTGCGGACCGTCGGCTCGGTGTGA
- the fliJ gene encoding flagellar export protein FliJ, translating into MKSRDTLIRLRRFQVDEKRRRVTQIEMMMADFLRMAAELDREVAQEEGRAGITDPAHFAYPTYARAAAGRRDNMRQSAAALEGQLDEAKAELGEAFEDLKKVEILEDRERSAERAAEALRDQAAMDGIGLSRARA; encoded by the coding sequence ATGAAATCGCGTGACACGCTGATCCGGCTGCGTCGGTTCCAGGTCGACGAGAAGCGTCGCCGCGTGACGCAGATCGAGATGATGATGGCCGACTTCCTGCGCATGGCCGCCGAGCTCGACCGCGAGGTCGCGCAGGAGGAGGGCCGCGCCGGCATCACCGACCCCGCTCACTTCGCCTACCCGACCTACGCCCGCGCCGCTGCCGGCCGCCGGGACAACATGCGCCAATCGGCTGCGGCGCTCGAAGGCCAGCTCGACGAGGCCAAGGCCGAGCTCGGCGAGGCGTTCGAGGACCTGAAGAAGGTCGAGATCCTGGAAGACCGCGAGCGCAGCGCCGAGCGCGCGGCGGAAGCCCTGCGCGACCAGGCGGCGATGGACGGCATCGGCCTCTCGCGGGCCCGCGCCTGA
- a CDS encoding capsule biosynthesis protein: MSVEIRNPQGQPLTPADRSQAVAESLKQLARLSRFADRKKGIRSYQSHVKSDPWVPVLFAVCFGLPTLFAVLYYGIIASDRYVTEARFALRPAIGAVDKASPDSVGTTSGSQMHQMVAQDTLITYAYIHSRPMIEAVQAKIPLREIFSRDSIDYIARFDPEKPIEKFVKYWKNRVEIEIEQTSGIMTLTVNAFDAGESLAVTKAILQESERMVNQLSVEARNDALAESTREMKLAEERITRLRLAVRDLRNQDGVLDAQKTNETNLKVLAELRTARINLSVQLTMTLRDLAPESRRVIDLKTQIKDLDDNIARIERQSASQDPEQKRLLSDALTRFEALDNERKDAEKYYAKVIAAHERARIVAARQVEFFNLVVQPVLAESAQQPRRVLMISLIAAGSAVLFAAALFARKQMT; this comes from the coding sequence ATGAGCGTCGAGATCCGCAATCCGCAGGGCCAGCCGCTCACCCCGGCGGATCGTTCCCAGGCTGTCGCCGAATCGCTCAAGCAGCTCGCCCGGCTCTCGCGCTTCGCCGATCGCAAGAAGGGCATCCGGTCCTACCAGAGCCACGTCAAGAGCGACCCCTGGGTCCCCGTCCTCTTCGCGGTCTGCTTCGGCCTCCCGACCCTCTTCGCGGTGCTCTATTACGGGATCATCGCCTCCGATCGCTACGTCACCGAGGCGCGCTTCGCCCTGCGCCCGGCCATCGGCGCCGTCGACAAGGCGAGCCCGGATTCGGTCGGCACCACCAGCGGCTCCCAGATGCACCAGATGGTGGCGCAGGATACGCTGATCACCTACGCCTACATCCACAGCCGGCCGATGATCGAGGCCGTTCAGGCGAAGATCCCCCTGCGCGAGATCTTCTCGCGCGACAGCATCGACTATATCGCCCGGTTCGACCCCGAGAAGCCGATCGAGAAATTCGTCAAATACTGGAAGAATCGGGTCGAGATCGAGATCGAGCAGACCTCCGGCATCATGACGCTCACCGTCAACGCCTTCGACGCGGGCGAGTCGCTCGCGGTGACGAAAGCGATCCTGCAGGAGAGCGAGCGGATGGTGAACCAGCTCAGCGTCGAGGCGCGCAACGACGCCCTGGCCGAGAGCACCCGCGAGATGAAGCTCGCCGAGGAGCGCATCACGCGCCTGCGCCTCGCGGTTCGCGACCTGCGCAACCAGGACGGGGTGCTCGACGCTCAGAAGACCAACGAGACGAACCTCAAGGTGCTGGCGGAGCTGCGCACGGCCCGGATCAATCTCTCCGTGCAGCTCACGATGACGTTGCGCGACCTCGCCCCGGAATCGCGCCGCGTCATCGACCTGAAGACGCAGATCAAGGATCTCGACGACAACATCGCCCGGATCGAGCGGCAATCGGCGAGCCAGGACCCCGAGCAGAAGCGCCTCCTGTCCGACGCTCTCACCCGATTCGAGGCGCTCGACAACGAGCGCAAGGATGCGGAGAAATACTACGCGAAGGTCATCGCGGCGCACGAGCGGGCCCGCATCGTCGCGGCCCGGCAGGTCGAGTTCTTCAACCTCGTGGTGCAACCGGTCCTGGCCGAGTCGGCTCAGCAGCCGCGGCGCGTGCTGATGATCAGCCTGATCGCTGCGGGCTCCGCCGTGCTGTTCGCGGCGGCCCTCTTCGCGCGCAAGCAGATGACTTGA
- the fliI gene encoding flagellar protein export ATPase FliI, which produces MADDLHRPVRVSLGSARAALERVETLETYGRVVAIRGLLVEVAGPVAAMRLGGRLDIEGAGRAGLVPCEIIGFQGDRALAMPFGTLEGVRRGCPAYVRDEAAGAIRPSPAWLGRVIDALGRPVDGLGALPSGPEIYPLRADPPPAHARRRVGQPLDLGIRCINTFLTMCAGQRMGIFAGSGVGKSVLLSMLARYTAADVAVIGLVGERGREVQEFLQDDLGAAGLARSVVVVATSDEPALMRRNAAYVTLSVAEHFRDQGAKVLCMIDSITRFAMAQRDIGLAAGEPPTAKGYTPTVFSELPRLLERAGPGVGEGTISALFTVLVEGDDHNEPVADAVRGILDGHIVMERGIAERGRYPAINVLRSVSRTMPRSCDPAYLPVVRRARRVLSTFADMEELIRLGAYRAGSSQEVDEAVALMPDLEAFLGQGKEEATSIGEGYARLAQIVGSPG; this is translated from the coding sequence ATGGCGGACGATCTTCACCGCCCGGTGCGGGTGTCCCTCGGCTCGGCACGCGCAGCGCTTGAACGCGTCGAAACTCTCGAAACTTACGGTCGTGTGGTGGCGATCCGGGGCCTCCTCGTGGAGGTGGCGGGGCCGGTGGCGGCGATGCGACTCGGCGGGCGACTCGACATCGAGGGGGCGGGCCGCGCGGGTTTGGTCCCCTGCGAGATCATCGGCTTCCAGGGGGATCGGGCGCTCGCCATGCCCTTCGGCACGCTGGAGGGCGTGCGCCGGGGCTGCCCGGCCTATGTCCGCGACGAGGCGGCGGGCGCGATCCGGCCGTCGCCGGCCTGGCTCGGCCGGGTGATCGACGCGCTGGGCCGGCCCGTCGACGGGCTCGGGGCTCTGCCCTCGGGCCCCGAGATCTACCCGCTCCGCGCCGATCCGCCGCCCGCCCACGCAAGGCGCCGGGTCGGGCAGCCGCTCGATCTCGGGATCCGCTGCATCAACACCTTCCTGACGATGTGCGCCGGCCAGCGCATGGGCATCTTCGCGGGATCGGGCGTCGGCAAGTCGGTGCTGCTCTCGATGCTCGCCCGCTACACGGCGGCCGACGTCGCCGTGATCGGCCTCGTCGGCGAGCGCGGCCGCGAGGTGCAGGAATTCCTGCAGGACGATCTCGGGGCGGCGGGCCTCGCCCGCTCGGTCGTGGTGGTAGCGACCTCCGACGAGCCCGCCCTGATGCGCCGGAACGCGGCCTACGTGACCCTGAGCGTCGCCGAGCATTTCCGCGATCAGGGCGCCAAGGTGCTGTGCATGATCGACTCGATCACCCGCTTCGCCATGGCCCAGCGCGACATCGGCCTCGCCGCGGGCGAGCCGCCGACCGCCAAGGGCTACACGCCGACCGTGTTCAGCGAATTGCCGCGCCTCCTCGAACGCGCCGGCCCCGGCGTGGGGGAGGGGACGATCTCGGCGCTCTTCACCGTCCTCGTCGAGGGCGACGACCACAACGAGCCGGTGGCCGACGCCGTGCGGGGCATCCTCGATGGCCACATCGTCATGGAGCGCGGCATCGCCGAGCGGGGCCGCTACCCCGCCATCAACGTGCTGCGCTCCGTCTCCCGCACGATGCCCCGCTCCTGCGACCCGGCCTACCTGCCAGTGGTGCGGCGCGCCCGGCGCGTGCTCTCGACCTTCGCCGACATGGAGGAGCTGATCCGCCTCGGCGCCTACCGCGCGGGATCCTCCCAGGAGGTCGACGAGGCGGTGGCGCTGATGCCGGATCTTGAGGCTTTTCTGGGGCAGGGTAAGGAAGAAGCAACCTCCATCGGCGAGGGTTACGCACGGCTCGCCCAGATCGTGGGGAGCCCAGGGTGA
- a CDS encoding PepSY domain-containing protein yields the protein MRTSLLLAALLSLAGGGIAGAQAPAAPDRPATTGTAAHGAVGERLEPGANSFTETQVKERFAKMGFGEVKDLKKDDQGIWHGRATHAGKEVSIGMDFKGNVAAQ from the coding sequence ATGCGCACGTCCCTCCTTCTCGCCGCCTTGCTGAGCCTCGCTGGGGGCGGCATCGCGGGAGCCCAGGCCCCTGCCGCCCCGGACAGGCCCGCGACGACGGGAACCGCAGCGCACGGCGCGGTGGGAGAGAGGCTCGAGCCCGGCGCCAACAGCTTCACCGAGACCCAGGTGAAGGAGCGCTTCGCCAAGATGGGCTTCGGCGAGGTCAAGGATCTGAAGAAGGACGATCAGGGGATCTGGCACGGCAGGGCGACCCATGCCGGCAAGGAGGTCTCCATCGGCATGGACTTCAAGGGCAACGTCGCCGCGCAGTGA
- a CDS encoding ABC transporter ATP-binding protein yields the protein MIRFENVTKIYKTDGHRRTILERVSFTLKPGISYGILGINGAGKSTTMRLIGGTEGPTSGRIKRGLRVSWPLGFGGGFHPQMTGRDNVIFVARIYGEDPKRVLEYVEDFSELGSYLDVPIRTYSSGMGARLAFGMSMAIPFDCYLIDEVTSVGDARFQKRCEAVFSERRKNADVIMVSHSMDVIRSWCTQGLVLLNGRAIIYEDVNDAIELYHRLNA from the coding sequence GTGATCCGCTTCGAGAACGTCACCAAGATCTACAAGACCGACGGTCACCGCCGCACGATCTTGGAGCGGGTCTCCTTCACGCTGAAGCCCGGCATCAGCTACGGCATCCTCGGCATCAACGGGGCCGGCAAGTCGACCACGATGCGCCTCATCGGCGGCACCGAGGGGCCGACCTCGGGACGGATCAAGCGGGGCCTGCGCGTCTCCTGGCCGCTCGGCTTCGGCGGCGGCTTCCATCCGCAGATGACGGGCCGCGACAACGTCATCTTCGTGGCGCGCATCTACGGCGAGGATCCGAAGCGCGTCCTCGAATACGTCGAGGACTTCTCCGAGCTCGGCAGCTACCTCGACGTTCCGATCCGGACCTACTCCTCCGGCATGGGCGCGCGCCTTGCCTTCGGGATGAGCATGGCGATCCCGTTCGACTGCTATCTCATCGACGAGGTGACGTCGGTCGGCGACGCCCGGTTCCAGAAGCGCTGCGAAGCGGTGTTCTCGGAGCGACGCAAGAACGCCGACGTGATCATGGTCTCGCACAGCATGGACGTGATCCGGTCCTGGTGCACGCAGGGATTGGTGCTCCTCAACGGCCGCGCGATCATCTACGAGGACGTCAACGACGCGATCGAGCTGTATCACCGCCTCAACGCGTGA
- a CDS encoding general stress protein has protein sequence MATRTITALFDDYDDAARAVDKLEAEGVPHGDISIVASNEGDRHAGRLASDATARPSAANESDAADGAGTGATLGTVLGGGAGLLAGLGLLAIPGVGPVVAAGWLVATVTGAGVGAATGGFLGALTGAGLSEHEAETYAEGVRRGGTLVTVRAEEVQADRVTAILDRHGSIDVDERAQGWKAQGWTAGGIRPATEEIGSTAVGAAASTTTGLDTESGHTLYPADRDRPAPETPAPRQTLGTGR, from the coding sequence ATGGCGACACGTACCATCACCGCCCTGTTCGACGATTACGACGATGCGGCCCGCGCCGTCGACAAGCTCGAGGCCGAGGGCGTCCCGCACGGCGACATCAGCATCGTGGCGAGCAACGAGGGCGACCGGCATGCGGGACGGCTCGCGAGCGACGCGACGGCGCGCCCGAGCGCCGCGAACGAGAGCGACGCCGCGGACGGCGCCGGAACCGGCGCGACGCTCGGCACCGTGCTCGGCGGCGGAGCCGGCCTTCTCGCGGGGCTCGGGCTCCTCGCCATCCCGGGGGTCGGCCCCGTTGTGGCGGCGGGGTGGCTCGTCGCCACCGTGACGGGAGCCGGCGTCGGTGCCGCCACCGGCGGATTTCTCGGCGCGCTCACCGGCGCGGGCCTGAGCGAGCACGAGGCGGAGACCTACGCGGAAGGCGTTCGCCGCGGCGGCACGCTGGTCACGGTGCGCGCCGAGGAGGTGCAGGCCGACCGCGTCACCGCGATCCTCGACCGGCACGGGTCGATCGACGTGGACGAGCGGGCGCAGGGGTGGAAGGCGCAGGGCTGGACCGCGGGCGGAATCCGGCCCGCGACCGAGGAGATCGGCTCGACGGCGGTCGGGGCCGCGGCCTCGACGACGACGGGCCTCGACACCGAGAGCGGCCACACGCTCTACCCGGCCGACCGGGACCGGCCCGCGCCGGAGACGCCTGCGCCGCGGCAGACCCTCGGCACCGGCCGCTGA